One part of the Candida albicans SC5314 chromosome R, complete sequence genome encodes these proteins:
- a CDS encoding uncharacterized protein (Ortholog(s) have nucleolus localization), producing the protein MVSFSCEVCNDTVIKKKLDQHAQRCRGAYFTCIDCSTTFQGTDYRKHTSCISEAEKYEKGLYKGKNKQQQQPPKPSKQPPAKSTKPKSTIFNDVTGSQNLYKVLKKASKDDSKKLKEILKTLKITKVDGKIVIE; encoded by the coding sequence ATGGTTTCATTCTCCTGTGAAGTTTGTAACGATACCGTTATTAAAAAGAAGTTAGATCAGCATGCCCAGAGATGTCGTGGGGCATATTTCACCTGTATTGACTGTTCCACCACATTCCAAGGAACCGATTATAGAAAACACACTAGTTGCATTTCCGAAGCTGAAAAGTATGAAAAAGGGTTATACAAGGGAAagaacaaacaacaacaacaaccccCAAAACCATCCAAACAACCACCCGCAAAGTCTACAAAACCAAAGTCCACTATATTTAATGATGTTACTGGATCCCAAAACCTATACAAAGTCCTAAAGAAGGCCTCAAAAGATGACTCCAAAAAACTTAAAGAAATTCTCAAGACATTGAAAATTACCAAAGTAGATGGCAAAATCGTTatagaataa
- a CDS encoding uncharacterized protein (Ortholog(s) have role in mitochondrial respiratory chain complex IV assembly and mitochondrial inner membrane localization), with translation MSYSGNRVFRGKKEQEAYDKTLAGRYVKLVKKNHFLFFGLPFLVSIVAGSIYLQKFTSVKWEKYDEKYQQLGEEEMLNLIENKRTVDKKNDYYRLQGLLNDHTNQVADDYEIVRVQRRKEDEPVWDRQ, from the coding sequence ATGTCATACAGTGGTAACCGTGTGTTTCGTGGAAAAAAAGAGCAGGAAGCTTACGACAAAACGTTGGCAGGCAGATACGTCAAGCTCGTAAAGAAAAACcactttttattttttggtcTTCCCTTCCTTGTATCAATAGTTGCTGGCTCGATCTATTTGCAAAAGTTCACTTCAGTTAAATGGGAGAAATACGACGAAAAGTATCAACAGCTAGGCGAAGAGGAAATGCTAAATTTGATAGAAAACAAGCGTACCGTCGACAAGAAGAATGACTACTACCGTTTACAAGGGCTACTTAACGATCACACAAACCAAGTAGCCGATGATTATGAAATCGTACGTGTCCAGCGAAGAAAAGAGGACGAGCCTGTCTGGGATAGGCAATAA
- a CDS encoding uncharacterized protein (Predicted membrane transporter, member of the anion:cation symporter (ACS) family, major facilitator superfamily (MFS)) translates to MVNHKNSGGLATKDNVSITQDEISHDEISQSDTPYIDISLDIDEEEVQRRNNSKWFQVKKFWWDGTGKHPKEQQYLMKLDFFLLTSSCLGYFIKNLNQTNVTTAFVNGMDEYYGMNKNQYNYLLTMFTIGYIIGQIPSNMLLHKISIRYYLGGLEIFWAFLTLIMITVPSHKIKALYALRFLSGFTESAYFPCLEYILGAHYSKDEVSKRSAWFAISGNLSGIVSGPLQQAIIKRFSKSGMPPFKWMFVFDAVISFPIGIYTVFANPNTPSTTNSWYFTEDDKKVGLERRRLIGAEINTKTNYSWKKVKSFFNTWHIYVFPIVFLCYNNSCAAIGQPTFQTWLKLTLKKPSSVYNSYPSIISGVGIAMALLFAYLNDYLGGRKNVWFVSGFFVPLIIGCALLAKWNIPIGLHYLCYFLVGVPTSWGQPFIFSWINRLLYHNDMKRNFVVVVTNTLPYVTGAFVPIFVWNTNDKPEYFIGFSYTAALSALGLVATFVAHYLTIQDENGVTLKDLESYGSTEFSK, encoded by the coding sequence ATGGTTAATCATAAGAACTCAGGAGGGTTAGCTACGAAAGATAACGTCAGCATCACTCAAGATGAAATTTCGCATGACGAGATATCTCAAAGCGACACTCCATATATTGACATTAGTTTGGATAtagacgaagaagaagtacAGCGCCGCAACAACTCGAAATGGTTTCAAGTCAAGAAATTTTGGTGGGATGGGACTGGGAAACACCCGAAGGAGCAACaatatttaatgaaattggattttttcttattaaCATCGTCATGTTTGGGGTACTTTATCAAGAACTTGAACCAAACGAATGTTACTACTGCCTTTGTCAATGGTATGGATGAATACTATGGCATGAACAAAAACCAATACAACTACCTTTTGACAATGTTCACCATCGGATACATTATTGGCCAAATACCATCGAATATGCTTTTGCACAAGATTTCTATCAGATACTATCTTGGTGGGTTGGAGATTTTTTGGGCGTTCTTGACTCTCATCATGATTACTGTTCCATCTCATAAAATCAAGGCATTGTATGCATTAAGGTTTCTTTCTGGGTTTACTGAAAGTGCATATTTCCCATGTTTGGAGTATATCCTTGGTGCACATTATAGCAAAGACGAAGTCAGTAAACGAAGTGCATGGTTTGCCATTTCTGGTAATTTGAGTGGTATTGTATCTGGTCCGTTGCAACAGGCAATCATTAAACGCTTTAGCAAATCAGGCATGCCACCGTTCAAATGGATGTTTGTGTTTGATGCAGTTATTAGTTTCCCCATCGGGATATACACTGTTTTTGCTAACCCCAACACcccatcaacaacaaatctGTGGTATTTCACTGAAGACGATAAGAAGGTTGGGCTAGAACGCCGGAGATTGATTGGAGCTGAGATTAATACCAAAACCAACTATTCGTGGAAGAAGGTAAAATCGTTTTTCAACACCTGGCACATCTACGTGTTTCCTATTGTGTTCTTGTGTTACAACAATTCGTGTGCTGCAATTGGCCAGCCTACTTTTCAAACATGGCTAAAACTTACTCTTAAGAAACCGTCGAGTGTTTATAATAGCTACCCTTCTATCATCAGTGGTGTTGGCATTGCCATGGCGTTGTTGTTTGCATATCTCAACGATTATCTTGGTGGTAGGAAAAATGTTTGGTTTGTTAGTGGGTTCTTTGTCCCGTTGATAATTGGCTGTGCGTTGTTGGCCAAGTGGAATATCCCCATTGGACTCCACTACCTCTGCTACTTTTTGGTCGGGGTACCCACCTCTTGGGGCCAGccatttattttttcatgGATCAACCGGTTATTGTACCACAATGACATGAAACgaaattttgttgttgttgtcacGAATACATTGCCTTACGTTACTGGAGCTTTTGTCCCCATATTTGTTTGGAACACCAACGATAAACCGGAATATTTTATTGGCTTTAGCTATACTGCTGCATTGTCTGCATTGGGGTTGGTTGCAACGTTTGTTGCCCACTACTTGACTATACAGGATGAAAATGGGGTTACCCTCAAAGATTTAGAGCTGTATGGGTCTACCGAGTTTAGCAAATAA
- the IAH1 gene encoding isoamyl acetate-hydrolyzing esterase (Protein similar to S. cerevisiae Iah1p, which is involved in acetate metabolism; mutation confers hypersensitivity to tunicamycin; transposon mutation affects filamentous growth) codes for MAWDKKKKKFSTIAIMEYGKFVLFGDSITQFSCTQYGFHPALQNVYIRKLDVINRGFSGYNSEHARQILPKILESETNIKLMTIFFGTNDAYDYINEIQTVELDRYKDNLSVMVQMVLDKNIKPIIIGPGLHDPKMAKAMLAERGRPIDKDPTTNQRLLKYSETAKKVAAQHNVAFIDTWNTLRQHQGWTKDQLFEVSATKDKWEIGESLAEIVSDGIHFTAKSYKILFEEIIRVIEEKYPELAPENLPSQLCDWKQINPNDLSSIFN; via the coding sequence atggcGTGggacaagaaaaaaaaaaaattctcaACCATAGCAATCATGGAATACGGTAAATTTGTGTTGTTCGGTGACTCCATCACCCAGTTTAGTTGTACCCAGTATGGCTTTCATCCAGCATTACAGAATGTGTATATCCGAAAATTGGATGTTATTAACCGTGGTTTCAGTGGCTACAACTCAGAGCACGCTAGACAAATTCTTCCAAAAATTTTAGAGTCGGAAaccaatatcaaattgatgACAATATTTTTTGGAACTAACGATGCATACGACTACATCAATGAAATCCAGACAGTCGAGTTAGACAGATATAAAGATAATTTAAGTGTAATGGTACAGATGGTACTAGacaaaaatatcaaaccAATCATTATTGGGCCTGGCTTGCATGACCCCAAGATGGCAAAGGCCATGCTTGCTGAGAGAGGACGCCCAATCGATAAAGATCCCACAACTAACCAAAGACTATTGAAATATTCTGAAACCGCTAAAAAAGTCGCAGCTCAACACAATGTGGCATTCATCGACACATGGAACACCTTAAGGCAACACCAAGGGTGGACCAAGGACCAGTTGTTTGAAGTTTCTGCAACAAAAGACAAATGGGAAATTGGAGAAAGTTTAGCAGAGATCGTTAGTGACGGAATCCATTTCACCGCCAAATCCTACAAGATTctatttgaagaaattattcGTGTTATTGAGGAAAAGTACCCTGAATTGGCTCCCGAAAACTTGCCCTCGCAACTTTGTGACTGGAAACAAATCAACCCCAACGACTTGTCGTCGATTTTCAACTAA